Proteins co-encoded in one Juglans regia cultivar Chandler chromosome 16, Walnut 2.0, whole genome shotgun sequence genomic window:
- the LOC109014966 gene encoding uncharacterized protein LOC109014966 translates to MEQIFEVLYCTDDQKVKYATYHLTDMANKWWKSTRALVQLELGEAVPITWEYFKKIFLDHFFPQTLQESRARQFMDLTQGSMTVAQYATTFMELSRFASYLIPDEEKKAEKFERDLNRRIRERVRTLRIRSFTELVTRATIAKEDIQESIDYNNQRKRQQQQQLQPASHRDKRHCQDNAQWPRQGETGWLPLCGKCSKRHAGKCLLGTGSCFKCGKEGHHLRDCPGKNIATTQATRDGQKNMAPARVFSLVQLRDTNVPANENTGNYFSSIRNIGY, encoded by the coding sequence ATGGAGCAAATTTTCGAAGTGCTTTACTGCACGGATGATCAGAAGGTGAAATATGCCACTTACCATTTGACTGACATGGCAAACAAATGGTGGAAGTCGACTCGGGCTTTGGTTCAGTTGGAATTGGGGGAAGCAGTCCCCATTACTTGGGAGtatttcaagaaaatttttttagaccaCTTCTTTCCGCAAACCCTTCAGGAGTCGAGAGCTCGCCAGTTTATGGATCTTACTCAAGGATCAATGACGGTAGCACAGTATGCTACGACATTCATGGAGCTTTCCCGTTTTGCCAGTTACTTAATtccagatgaggaaaagaaagctgaaaagtttGAGCGCGATCTGAATCGCAGGATTAGGGAGCGTGTACGTACTCTCAGGATTCGGAGTTTCACGGAACTGGTCACCCGTGCTACCATTGCTAAAGAAGACATTCAAGAAAGTAtcgattacaataatcaaagaaagcgacagcagcaacaacaactccaaccaGCATCACATAGGGATAAGAGGCATTGTCAGGATAATGCACAATGGCCACGACAGGGCGAGACAGGATGGCTTCCCCTATGTGGAAAGTGTAGTAAGAGGCATGCAGGGAAATGTTTGTTGGGAACCGGATCATGTTTCAAGTGTGGGAAGGAAGGACACCATCTTCGAGACTGTCCTGGGAAGAACATAGCTACTACTCAAGCTACAAGAGATGGACAGAAGAATATGGCACCAGCTCGAGTTTTCTCCTTGGTACAGTTGCGTGACACCAATGTGCCCGCCAATGAGAACACAGGTAACTATTTTTCCTCAATTAGAAATATTGGTTATTGA